In a single window of the Gossypium hirsutum isolate 1008001.06 chromosome A13, Gossypium_hirsutum_v2.1, whole genome shotgun sequence genome:
- the LOC107895233 gene encoding UDP-N-acetylglucosamine 1-carboxyvinyltransferase 2 produces the protein MALSCSNTLFPKPFVTSCSSQTQGTHFSNLPQPTKQDPIFKIKGPSTLSGHITVSGSKNASLPLLAATLCCSGTSLLHNLPNVSDIQAMASILSSLGAKVDAFDGKMMVNSDGVGKVEVDLEEMKKIRGGFFVIGPLVARFGEAVVALPGGCNIGKRPVDLHLRGLRALGAVVELRDGKVWARAANGRGLVGGKFRLDYPSVGATETLMMAASMADGTTVLSNVAKEPEVVDLARFLTDCGAWIEGAGSDNLIIRGKRQLYGSECVIKPDRIETGTFMLAAAITRSCILMSPVIPSRVSCLIDKLSQAGCKISRLDQQTLQVSAHPSHIGYDLKSFDIKTNPFPGFPTDLQPQTMALLTTCTGSSLVEESVFDNRMTHARELQKLGARIQVSGSNALVYGFDEGSALEGSRVIARDLRGGVSIILAGLAAKGTTQIHDIAHIERGYENIDMKLQNLGADIQRLTHTSAPSFITFLHFKHAPRFAFH, from the exons ATGGCTCTCTCTTGCAGTAACACCCTTTTCCCAAAACCCTTCGTTACCTCTTGTTCTTCTCAGACTCAGGGGACCCACTTCTCCAATCTCCCACAACCCACCAAGCAAGAccccattttcaaaatcaaaggacCTTCAACTCTTTCAGGCCACATTACCGTAAGTGGCTCAAAAAACGCTTCTTTACCTCTCTTAGCAGCCACTCTCTGCTGCTCAGGCACTTCACTTCTCCACAACCTTCCCAATGTCTCTGATATCCAAGCCATGGCTTCCATCTTGAGCTCTTTGGGTGCTAAAGTTGATGCCTTTGATGGGAAAATGATGGTTAACAGCGATGGAGTTGGCAAAGTGGAGGTTGATTTGGAGGAAATGAAGAAGATTAGAGGTGGGTTTTTTGTTATAGGGCCACTGGTGGCCAGGTTTGGTGAAGCTGTTGTGGCCTTGCCCGGTGGCTGTAATATTGGAAAGAGGCCTGTAGATCTCCATCTTCGTGGGTTAAGGGCTCTCGGTGCTGTTGTTGAACTGAG GGATGGGAAAGTGTGGGCACGTGCTGCAAATGGCAGAGGATTAGTTGGGGGGAAATTCCGACTGGATTATCCAAGTGTTGGAGCAACTGAAACTCTTATGATGGCAGCATCCATGGCTGATGGGACAACTGTGCTCTCAAATGTGGCCAAA GAACCAGAAGTGGTCGATCTTGCTCGCTTTCTGACCGACTGTGGGGCATGGATAGAAGGTGCAGGGAGCGACAATCTAATTATCAGGGGAAAAAGGCAGCTCTATGGTTCTGAATGTGTTATAAAACCTGATCGAATCGAAACCGGCACCTTCATGCTTGCGGCGGCAATTACTCGCTCATGCATATTAATGTCACCTGTCATTCCTTCCCGTGTCTCATGTTTGATCGACAAACTCTCCCAAGCTGGCTGCAAAATTTCACGGTTGGATCAGCAAACATTGCAG GTTTCAGCACACCCATCACATATTGGTTATGATTTGAAAAGTTTCGATATTAAGACGAACCCGTTTCCGGGATTTCCAACAGATCTGCAACCTCAAACAATGGCACTTCTCACTACATGCACTGGTTCCAGCTTGGTGGAGGAGTCCGTGTTTGACAACCGTATGACTCATG CAAGGGAACTGCAGAAGCTCGGGGCGAGAATTCAGGTTAGCGGGAGCAATGCACTAGTTTACGGGTTTGACGAAGGAAG TGCATTGGAAGGCTCTCGTGTTATTGCAAGAGACTTGAGAGGTGGGGTTTCAATTATATTAGCCGGATTGGCTGCAAAAGGAACCACTCAGATTCATGATATTGCACATATTGAACGAGGCTACGAGAATATTGACATGAAGCTTCAAAATCTAGGAGCTGATATCCAAAGACTGACTCACACCAGCGCCCCATCTTTTATAACCTTCTTACATTTCAAACATGCACCCCGATTTGCATTTCATTAA